Proteins encoded by one window of Juglans regia cultivar Chandler chromosome 15, Walnut 2.0, whole genome shotgun sequence:
- the LOC108993161 gene encoding cellulose synthase A catalytic subunit 7 [UDP-forming]: MEASAGLVAGSHNRNELVVIHGHEEHKPLRNLDGQVCEICGDDVGVTVDGDLFVACNECGFPVCRPCYEYERREGSQLCPQCRTRYKRLKGSPRVEGDDDEEDVDDIEHEFKIEDERNKHNQIAEAMLHGKMSYGRGPEDDENAHFPPIISGSRSRPVSGEFPISSHAHGENALSSSLHKRVHPYPVSESGSARWDHDQKKEDGWKERMDDWKMQQGNLGGPEPDDYDPDKSMIDEARQPLSRKVPIASSKINPYRMVIVARLVVLAAFLRYRLMNPVHDAFGLWLTSVICEIWFAISWILDQFPKWFPIDRETYLDRLSLRYEREGEPNQLAPVDVFVSTVDPMKEPPLVTANTILSILAMDYPVDKISCYISDDGASMLTFEALSETAEFARKWVPFCKKFLIEPRAPEMYFSEKIDYLKDKVQPTFVKERRAMKREYEEFKVRINALVAKATKIPPEGWIMQDGTPWPGNNTKDHPGMIQVFLGQSGGLDVEGNELPRLVYVSREKRPGFSHHKKAGAMNALIRVSAVLTNAPFMLNLDCDHYINNSKAAREAMCFLMDTQIGKKVCYVQFPQRFDGIDRNDRYANRNTVFFDINMKGLDGLQGPVYVGTGCVFRRQALYGYDPPKGPKRPKMVSCDCCPCFGRRKKQKYAKDGANIEEPSLQGMDDDKELLMSQMNFEQRFGQSAIFVTSTLMEQGGVPPSSSPAALLKEAIHVISCGYEDKTEWGLELGWIYGSITEDILTGFKMHCRGWRSIYCMPKRPAFKGTAPINLSDRLNQVLRWALGSIEIFFSHHCPVWYGYKEGKLKWLERFAYANTTVYPFTSLPLLAYCTLPAICLLTDKFIMPPISTLASLLFIALFMSIFATGILELRWSGVSIEEWWRNEQFWVIGGVSAHLFAVVQGLLKVLAGIDTNFTVTSKATDDEDFGELYAFKWTTLLIPPTTILIINIVGVVAGISDAINNGYQSWGPLFGKLFFSFWVIVHLYPFLKGLMGRQNRTPTIVVIWSILLASIFSLLWVRIDPFVMKTKGPDTKQCGINC; this comes from the exons atggAAGCCAGCGCCGGACTTGTCGCCGGGTCTCACAACCGCAACGAGCTCGTTGTCATTCATGGCCATGAAGAG CACAAGCCCTTGAGGAACTTGGATGGCCAAGTCTGTGAGATTTGCGGCGATGACGTGGGGGTTACAGTGGATGGAGACCTGTTTGTGGCCTGCAATGAGTGCGGTTTTCCGGTGTGCCGGCCATGCTATGAGTATGAGAGGAGAGAAGGGAGCCAGCTTTGTCCTCAGTGCAGGACCAGATACAAGCGTCTCAAAG GGAGTCCGAGGGTTGAgggagatgatgatgaagaggatGTTGATGACATTGAGCACGAATTCAAAATCGAGGATGAGCGCAACAAGCATAACCAGATTGCAGAAGCGATGCTTCATGGTAAGATGAGCTATGGAAGAGGCCCAGAAGACGATGAAAATGCTCACTTCCCACCAATTATTTCTGGTTCTAGGTCGCGACCG GTGAGCGGTGAATTTCCTATATCATCTCATGCGCATGGAGAGAACGCGCTATCTTCTTCGTTGCATAAACGAGTGCACCCATATCCAGTTTCTGAATCTG GAAGTGCAAGGTGGGATCATGATCAAAAGAAAGAGGATGGTTGGAAAGAGAGGATGGATGACTGGAAAATGCAGCAAGGCAACCTGGGGGGCCCTGAACCAGACGACTACGACCCTGACAAATCCAT GATAGATGAAGCTAGGCAGCCTCTCTCAAGAAAAGTACCGATTGCTTCTAGCAAAATCAATCCTTATCGGATGGTGATTGTGGCCCGGCTTGTTGTTTTGGCTGCTTTCCTCCGATATAGACTAATGAATCCGGTGCATGATGCCTTTGGGCTCTGGTTAACATCTGTGATCTGTGAAATTTGGTTTGCAATTTCATGGATCCTTGATCAGTTCCCGAAATGGTTCCCCATTGATCGTGAAACCTACCTTGATCGTCTCTCTCTCAG GTATGAGAGGGAAGGCGAACCAAATCAACTGGCTCCAGTAGATGTCTTTGTCAGTACTGTGGATCCCATGAAGGAACCTCCTCTTGTTACAGCCAACACAATCCTTTCAATCTTGGCCATGGACTACCCGGTTGATAAGATCTCATGCTACATCTCAGATGATGGTGCTTCCATGCTCACGTTCGAAGCCTTGTCTGAAACTGCAGAATTTGCTCGGAAATGGGTACCTTTTTGTAAGAAATTTTTGATAGAGCCTCGAGCCCCGGAGATGTACTTCTCCGAGAAGATTGATTATCTCAAGGACAAGGTCCAGCCTACATTTGTCAAGGAGCGTCGAGCTATGAAG AGAGAATATGAAGAATTCAAGGTTAGGATAAATGCCCTTGTGGCTAAAGCCACAAAGATTCCTCCAGAAGGGTGGATCATGCAAGATGGGACACCATGGCCAGGAAACAATACTAAGGATCACCCTGGTATGATTCAGGTCTTTCTTGGTCAGAGTGGAGGTCTTGATGTTGAAGGAAATGAGCTTCCTCGTCTTGTCTATGTTTCTCGTGAGAAAAGGCCTGGTTTTTCACACCACAAGAAAGCCGGTGCCATGAATGCTTTG ATTCGCGTCTCTGCTGTGCTTACCAATGCTCCTTTCATGCTGAACTTGGATTGTGATCACTATATTAACAACAGCAAAGCTGCTCGAGAGGCCATGTGTTTCTTGATGGACACCCAGATTGGAAAAAAAGTTTGCTATGTCCAATTCCCTCAAAGATTCGATGGTATTGATAGGAATGATCGTTATGCCAACAGAAACACAGTCTTCTTTGAT ATTAACATGAAAGGTCTCGATGGACTTCAAGGTCCTGTATATGTGGGCACAGGATGCGTTTTCAGAAGGCAAGCTCTATATGGCTATGACCCTCCAAAAGGTCCTAAGCGCCCAAAGATGGTAAGCTGTGACTGCTGCCCATGTTTTGGACGCCGCAAGAAGCAAAAATATGCCAAGGACGGGGCAAATATAGAGGAACCAAGTCTACAAG GAATGGATGATGACAAGGAGCTGCTCATGTCCCAGATGAATTTCGAACAGAGATTTGGACAGTCAGCAATTTTTGTGACTTCAACCTTAATGGAACAGGGTGGTGTGCCTCCTTCCTCAAGTCCGGCAGCCCTGCTCAAAGAAGCCATTCATGTAATCAGTTGTGGCTATGAAGACAAAACAGAATGGGGTCTCGAG CTTGGCTGGATTTATGGATCTATCACAGAGGATATCCTCACAGGTTTCAAGATGCATTGCCGTGGTTGGAGGTCTATATACTGTATGCCAAAGAGACCTGCATTTAAGGGTACAGCTCCAATCAACTTGTCAGATCGGCTCAACCAGGTGCTTCGGTGGGCACTTGGTTCCATTGAGATCTTTTTCAGCCACCACTGTCCTGTCTGGTATGGCTACAAGGAAGGGAAGCTCAAGTGGCTCGAGAGATTTGCCTATGCCAACACAACTGTTTATCCCTTCACCTCCTTACCCCTCCTTGCATACTGTACCCTCCCAGCCATCTGCTTGCTCACCGATAAGTTCATCATGCCACCG ATAAGCACTCTTGCGAGTCTCCTCTTCATTGCCTTGTTCATGTCGATCTTTGCTACTGGTATTCTCGAGCTGAGATGGAGCGGAGTTAGCATTGAGGAATGGTGGAGAAATGAACAATTTTGGGTCATTGGTGGTGTGTCAGCACATCTCTTTGCTGTTGTGCAAGGTCTCCTAAAGGTTTTAGCTGGAATTGACACCAACTTCACTGTCACATCCAAGGCAACAGATGATGAGGATTTTGGAGAATTATATGCCTTCAAATGGACAACACTTCTAATCCCTCCAACCACTATCTTAATCATCAACATTGTTGGAGTGGTAGCTGGTATCTCAGACGCCATAAACAATGGGTACCAATCGTGGGGACCTCTATTTGGCAagctcttcttttccttctggGTGATTGTCCATCTCTACCCATTCCTTAAAGGTCTGATGGGGCGGCAGAACCGGACACCGACCATTGTTGTCATATGGTCAATCCTTTTGGCTTCCATCTTCTCCTTGCTATGGGTCCGCATTGATCCATTTGTGATGAAAACCAAGGGACCTGACACCAAGCAATGTGGAATTAATTGCTAA